One Astyanax mexicanus isolate ESR-SI-001 chromosome 3, AstMex3_surface, whole genome shotgun sequence genomic region harbors:
- the sumo2b gene encoding small ubiquitin-related modifier 2 translates to MADEKPKEGVKTENNDHINLKVAGQDGSVVQFKIKRHTPLSKLMKAYCERQGLTMRQIRFRFDGQPINETDTPAQLEMEDEDTIDVFQQQTGGFI, encoded by the exons ATGGCGGACGAGAAGCCCAAG gagggTGTGAAGACTGAGAATAATGACCACATTAACCTGAAGGTGGCCGGACAGGATGGCTCGGTGGTGCAGTTCAAAATCAAGAGGCACACGCCGCTCAGCAAACTCATGAAAGCGTACTGCGAGAGACAG GGACTAACAATGAGGCAAATCCGGTTCCGGTTTGATGGACAGCCCATTAATGAGACAGACACGCCCGCACAG TTGGAGATGGAAGATGAAGACACAATCGACGTTTTCCAGCAACAGACAGGAGGCTTCATCTGA